A window of Sporosarcina luteola contains these coding sequences:
- a CDS encoding DUF4871 domain-containing protein, with the protein MKLKIFTCIFLSMVILVSGCSANETVEGRFDLPEDIPEFVVNSNFENIDWENKAVAFNGNIIGNENKSGVIGANMPSITTKQKWMWHLWGIENPTATNLTVVGLHRETGTVHQVLTSGWTTGLAGENNGADAHTPSHVQIPMAGEWAILLYANGDLFDVLIYEINE; encoded by the coding sequence TTGAAGCTGAAAATTTTTACTTGTATTTTTTTGAGTATGGTTATTCTAGTTAGTGGGTGTTCTGCAAATGAAACAGTTGAAGGCAGGTTCGATTTACCTGAAGATATACCAGAATTCGTGGTTAACAGTAATTTCGAGAATATTGATTGGGAGAATAAAGCTGTTGCATTCAATGGCAATATTATTGGCAATGAAAACAAATCAGGTGTTATTGGTGCCAATATGCCGAGCATCACTACAAAACAAAAGTGGATGTGGCACCTTTGGGGGATTGAGAATCCAACGGCAACCAATCTCACAGTTGTTGGCCTACACAGAGAAACAGGCACTGTCCATCAAGTCTTAACGTCAGGTTGGACTACTGGCCTTGCAGGAGAGAATAATGGAGCAGATGCACACACACCTTCCCATGTGCAAATTCCCATGGCAGGGGAGTGGGCAATATTGCTTTATGCTAATGGAGATTTATTTGATGTGTTGATCTATGAAATTAATGAATGA
- a CDS encoding sensor histidine kinase has translation MKSVSLFLFSLVRVAMLVILSGYFLQMTNGIVDFRTVFIISAIPLFIISHFIQMADVREKTRILCSSIDFIVITGFGFLFPESGYLYLIFFGVLSTTVFLLYDRKKLLGLFSGTFVTVWILISMRLYAQTGVFSLSSNIVNGMFVFYGAFVGSLIRNFHHAKETISVQYGQLNESHDALQAAHRQLREYAEQVEQLTAIRERNEIAREIHDTVGHKMTALVVQLQVAGEMVERDAGKAKEVLVVCEQLTRDALHEIRLSVRTLKEDNEKVSFRDDLQELMYEFSSMTYMETRLMLTVDVARIPKSLQPTIKRIVQEGLTNAKKHGNADTCIVTIQMGEEAIHIEIKDDGKGEENFIPNFGLINMKERVAEHEGSFAIESFEGEGFRIMIAFPLKQISSGVMG, from the coding sequence GTGAAAAGTGTCTCTCTGTTTTTATTCTCTTTAGTGCGCGTAGCCATGTTAGTCATTTTAAGCGGATATTTCCTTCAAATGACGAACGGCATAGTGGATTTTCGAACTGTCTTCATAATCTCTGCCATTCCCCTATTCATTATCAGCCATTTTATTCAAATGGCCGACGTCCGGGAGAAGACGAGGATACTTTGTTCGTCAATCGACTTTATTGTCATCACGGGGTTCGGCTTTTTATTCCCTGAGAGTGGTTATTTGTATTTAATCTTTTTCGGTGTCCTTTCAACAACCGTTTTCTTACTGTATGACCGTAAAAAACTGCTCGGACTTTTTTCAGGGACGTTTGTTACCGTATGGATACTAATCAGTATGCGGTTATATGCACAAACAGGTGTATTTTCGCTATCGAGTAATATTGTGAACGGGATGTTCGTCTTCTATGGTGCTTTCGTCGGTAGCCTTATCCGAAATTTTCATCATGCGAAGGAGACGATTTCTGTTCAATATGGGCAGTTGAATGAATCCCACGATGCTTTGCAGGCGGCGCACAGGCAGCTACGGGAATATGCCGAGCAAGTCGAGCAGTTGACGGCAATTCGGGAACGGAATGAGATAGCGCGCGAAATTCATGATACCGTAGGCCATAAAATGACGGCATTGGTTGTACAGTTGCAAGTGGCAGGCGAAATGGTCGAGAGGGATGCGGGAAAGGCGAAAGAGGTTCTCGTCGTTTGTGAGCAGCTAACCCGGGATGCACTTCATGAAATACGGTTGTCTGTCCGGACATTGAAAGAGGATAATGAAAAAGTTTCCTTTCGTGACGATCTACAGGAGCTTATGTATGAATTTTCATCGATGACATATATGGAAACCCGGCTTATGTTAACAGTCGACGTGGCTAGGATTCCGAAATCGTTGCAGCCGACAATCAAAAGGATTGTGCAAGAAGGCCTGACAAATGCGAAAAAGCATGGTAATGCGGATACATGCATCGTAACGATCCAAATGGGTGAAGAAGCGATCCATATAGAAATAAAGGATGATGGGAAAGGGGAAGAGAATTTTATACCGAATTTCGGTTTGATCAATATGAAAGAACGTGTTGCGGAGCATGAGGGTTCATTTGCAATCGAAAGCTTTGAAGGGGAAGGATTTAGAATTATGATCGCCTTTCCGCTTAAACAGATATCGTCGGGGGTGATGGGATGA
- a CDS encoding response regulator, translating into MIKIMIVDDQPLVREGLSTLLGLRPEIEVVGTAVDGKDALHKAVELLPDIILMDIRMPGVNGVEGTRLLKDSLPDVKVLILTTFNDSEYIFDALEEGANGYLLKDMPTDTIVQAILTVYHGGVVLPKEFTSQVLTELRMKSQTSQGVLPKGLEELSDREAEVLTHLGEGLNNKEIADALFITEGTVKNHVSNVIQKLGLRDRTQAAIYAVRYGITTF; encoded by the coding sequence ATGATAAAAATTATGATTGTCGACGACCAGCCATTGGTGCGGGAAGGGCTTAGCACGTTGCTGGGCTTGCGTCCCGAGATTGAAGTAGTTGGGACGGCGGTGGATGGTAAGGATGCGTTACATAAAGCGGTGGAGCTTCTACCTGATATCATTTTAATGGATATCAGGATGCCCGGCGTGAATGGCGTTGAAGGAACAAGGTTACTAAAAGACAGCCTTCCGGATGTGAAAGTATTGATTCTGACGACGTTCAACGACAGTGAATACATATTCGATGCGCTTGAAGAAGGGGCGAACGGTTACTTATTGAAGGATATGCCGACGGATACGATTGTTCAGGCGATCCTTACCGTCTATCATGGCGGTGTCGTGCTGCCGAAGGAATTTACTTCGCAGGTGCTGACGGAGCTTAGAATGAAGAGTCAAACTAGCCAGGGTGTACTGCCGAAAGGGCTAGAGGAGTTATCCGATCGGGAAGCGGAGGTCCTGACTCACCTTGGAGAAGGATTAAACAATAAAGAAATTGCGGATGCGTTATTCATTACCGAAGGAACGGTAAAGAACCATGTTTCGAACGTCATTCAGAAGCTGGGACTTCGTGATCGGACACAGGCGGCAATTTATGCAGTCCGCTATGGCATAACGACATTCTGA
- a CDS encoding ABC transporter ATP-binding protein, protein MLTLTDVKKSFGAYEVIKGISFQVEKGESFGLLGPNGAGKSTLISMICGLIPNGAGEIRVNGKLVGKHLKETKQMIGVVPQDIALYPTMSAMDNLMFWGKMYGLSGKKAKARAKEVLNIVGLTERGKDRIETFSGGMKRRINIGAALMHEPQLLIMDEPTVGIDPQSRNHILETVKSLNEQGLTVIYTSHYMEEVEFLCKRIAILDEGKLIVSGTKKDLNNRLAGGIVLKLTFGSLHPSFIEQVKKLNGVEKVIVQTAEELDVHLQSKMEIVADVILLASQSGVVIHNMQLKEANLETLFLQLTGRSLRE, encoded by the coding sequence ATGCTAACACTTACGGATGTGAAAAAGAGTTTCGGTGCATATGAGGTCATCAAAGGGATTTCTTTTCAAGTCGAAAAAGGGGAGTCGTTCGGATTGCTCGGTCCGAATGGCGCGGGGAAGTCAACGCTCATTTCAATGATATGCGGACTGATTCCAAACGGCGCAGGGGAAATCCGGGTTAATGGAAAACTTGTCGGCAAGCATCTGAAGGAAACCAAACAGATGATAGGAGTCGTACCGCAAGACATTGCCCTCTATCCGACGATGTCCGCGATGGACAATCTGATGTTTTGGGGAAAGATGTACGGTCTATCCGGCAAAAAAGCGAAGGCCCGTGCGAAGGAAGTCCTTAACATCGTTGGTCTGACGGAACGCGGTAAGGACAGGATCGAAACCTTTTCGGGCGGGATGAAACGGCGGATCAATATCGGGGCCGCGCTTATGCATGAACCGCAACTGCTCATTATGGATGAACCGACAGTCGGTATCGATCCTCAATCGAGGAATCATATTTTGGAGACGGTGAAATCATTGAATGAACAAGGACTGACGGTCATTTACACGAGTCATTATATGGAAGAGGTCGAGTTTCTTTGCAAGCGGATTGCGATCCTTGATGAAGGGAAGCTCATCGTAAGCGGCACGAAGAAGGATTTAAACAATCGTTTGGCGGGTGGAATTGTGTTAAAGCTTACATTCGGTTCCTTGCACCCTTCATTTATCGAGCAGGTAAAGAAGCTGAATGGGGTGGAAAAGGTCATTGTCCAGACAGCCGAGGAGCTCGATGTGCATTTGCAATCGAAAATGGAAATCGTAGCAGACGTGATCTTGCTTGCTAGCCAGTCGGGCGTCGTGATACACAATATGCAGCTCAAGGAAGCGAATTTGGAGACATTATTTTTGCAACTGACAGGACGCTCTTTGCGTGAATAG
- a CDS encoding ABC transporter permease, producing the protein MKSLLIAVKDAKIHLLDRKAILMMILMPIILTVILGSALKGVMGGGSMPETVLGVYSPESNEMAESIIRALGEDGLAITVERAESEKQLLDWMEEREVHVGLLLPAEWDSDTERAIILPTTGQETAATLIRQMIETFAQMSQAIANSTTTVMAEAAALSSDGSKVDMEAIQQQLTTSIEKVMNEQRTYVSEPSLEESVNSMQYYAAAMAAMFLLFNAMAGGKSFHQEKRSETLSRLMMTPTSVRSILTGKFIGAFLFAWIQFLIFMGATHFLLKVDWGPSILQVLFITFFYIFSVAGLAMVVAAFTTNEKMADIVGTMGVQVMALLGGSMLPLSLFPEVMRKIAMATPNSWALTSYTSIMTGTSWSALWLPAGVLIGVGIVSIFISSIRLGRRIA; encoded by the coding sequence ATGAAGAGCCTTTTAATAGCTGTTAAAGATGCGAAGATTCACTTGTTAGACCGTAAAGCGATCCTCATGATGATCCTCATGCCGATTATATTGACTGTCATTTTAGGATCCGCCTTGAAAGGGGTGATGGGTGGAGGAAGCATGCCTGAAACCGTTTTAGGCGTCTATTCACCCGAATCGAATGAAATGGCGGAAAGTATTATCCGGGCGCTGGGAGAAGACGGGCTTGCCATTACAGTCGAACGGGCGGAATCGGAGAAACAACTGCTGGATTGGATGGAGGAAAGGGAAGTCCACGTCGGCCTACTTTTACCGGCTGAATGGGATTCTGATACAGAAAGGGCTATCATCTTGCCAACCACCGGGCAGGAAACAGCGGCGACCCTCATCCGGCAGATGATAGAGACGTTTGCTCAAATGTCGCAGGCAATCGCAAACTCCACAACAACAGTCATGGCGGAGGCTGCGGCGTTGTCTAGTGATGGCAGCAAGGTTGACATGGAAGCCATCCAACAACAGCTTACGACTTCGATTGAGAAGGTTATGAATGAACAACGGACGTATGTTAGTGAGCCTTCACTAGAAGAATCGGTGAATTCCATGCAGTACTATGCTGCAGCCATGGCGGCGATGTTCCTTCTATTCAACGCTATGGCAGGTGGAAAGTCATTTCATCAGGAAAAGCGGAGTGAAACACTGTCGCGATTGATGATGACGCCGACGTCTGTTCGTTCAATTCTAACAGGAAAGTTCATCGGTGCATTTCTATTTGCATGGATCCAATTTCTGATTTTCATGGGGGCTACACATTTCTTGCTGAAGGTTGACTGGGGCCCATCCATCCTGCAAGTCCTCTTCATCACCTTCTTCTACATCTTTTCAGTAGCGGGATTGGCGATGGTTGTAGCTGCCTTTACGACAAACGAGAAAATGGCGGATATCGTTGGAACCATGGGTGTCCAAGTAATGGCATTGCTTGGCGGTTCGATGCTGCCCCTCTCTTTATTCCCCGAAGTCATGCGGAAAATTGCCATGGCGACGCCGAATTCATGGGCATTGACGAGCTACACATCAATCATGACAGGAACTTCTTGGTCCGCGTTATGGCTGCCGGCAGGGGTGTTGATCGGCGTAGGGATTGTATCCATTTTCATCAGTTCAATTCGGCTCGGGCGCCGGATTGCTTAG
- a CDS encoding ABC transporter permease → MKKILSICLFEIKRTFKKKSSIVLMLGMPLLFTFLFGSIFGKNADITIRIALVDEEQTAFSKDVIQKLMMDEMISYELVNALEAEELLARNEVQGIVTLEKGIATKLRNEKPAATFQPSLGMSTAPLVKQQVNQAMQAVDIYVAASQVGGFYFNESWESVYGRITENEGRIQAWTEQKTNASTGHPMMGISYSSAGFSIMFVMIMMLSMSGTLIEARQAGIWSRLFTTPVTRFQVLLGYFLSFFVVGWIQFFLLILLSSTLFDVNWGSPVALLLLVTVLLLCVVGLGIAIASLVKTVEQQNAIGTLVIISTCMLGGVYWPISMVPDVMQKIANFVPQTWAMEGLTTLIADSGTVGDIFMPLIVLLGFAVIFLSVGLSRMKYV, encoded by the coding sequence ATGAAGAAAATCTTATCGATTTGTCTGTTTGAAATCAAACGGACGTTCAAGAAGAAATCGTCGATTGTCTTAATGCTTGGGATGCCGCTGCTATTCACGTTTCTGTTCGGCAGTATTTTTGGGAAGAATGCCGATATAACAATTCGCATCGCATTGGTCGATGAGGAACAGACAGCGTTTTCTAAGGACGTCATTCAGAAGTTAATGATGGATGAAATGATTTCCTATGAGCTTGTTAATGCTCTTGAAGCGGAGGAGTTGTTGGCGCGTAATGAGGTGCAAGGCATTGTAACGCTGGAAAAAGGAATTGCTACTAAGCTTCGCAACGAAAAGCCAGCCGCCACCTTTCAACCTTCACTCGGCATGTCGACAGCGCCACTCGTCAAACAACAAGTGAATCAGGCAATGCAAGCCGTAGATATTTACGTTGCGGCGTCGCAGGTTGGAGGCTTCTATTTCAATGAAAGTTGGGAATCCGTCTACGGGCGGATCACGGAAAATGAAGGGCGTATCCAAGCATGGACCGAACAAAAAACAAATGCATCCACTGGGCATCCGATGATGGGCATCTCCTATAGCTCTGCGGGATTCTCCATCATGTTCGTTATGATCATGATGCTTTCAATGTCAGGCACGCTGATTGAAGCGAGGCAGGCTGGAATCTGGTCGAGATTGTTTACGACACCCGTAACCCGTTTCCAAGTGCTGCTTGGCTATTTCCTATCCTTCTTCGTAGTGGGATGGATTCAGTTTTTCCTTCTTATCTTGCTGTCTTCCACGTTGTTTGACGTCAACTGGGGGTCACCAGTAGCATTGCTTCTTCTCGTAACGGTCTTGCTTCTTTGTGTCGTAGGCCTCGGAATTGCCATTGCAAGCCTTGTGAAGACGGTTGAGCAGCAAAACGCCATTGGCACTTTGGTGATCATCTCAACATGCATGCTTGGTGGGGTCTATTGGCCAATCAGCATGGTGCCTGACGTTATGCAGAAAATCGCCAACTTTGTCCCGCAGACATGGGCAATGGAAGGTTTGACGACGCTGATTGCCGACAGTGGCACTGTCGGGGACATCTTCATGCCGCTCATTGTATTGCTCGGTTTCGCCGTCATTTTCCTGTCCGTTGGATTATCGAGAATGAAATATGTATGA